A DNA window from Lutra lutra chromosome 8, mLutLut1.2, whole genome shotgun sequence contains the following coding sequences:
- the LOC125107309 gene encoding olfactory receptor 8S1-like, giving the protein MASMNHSSITEFILLGLSADPHVQVLLFFLFLIIYLLTLLGNLLIILVIHTDSNLHTPMYFFLSHLSFQDLFYSSVTVPKLLENLLSQRKAISVEGCLVQVFFVFATTGIEACLLSVMAYDRYAAICHPLLYGQVMNKQLCERLVWSSWVVAFLDALVNILLVLNMDFCEVQTIHHYSCELPSLFPLSCSDVSTNSAVLLCSALLHAIGTCLLIFFSYVRILSTILSISSTTGRSKAFSTCSSHLTAVTLFYGSAIVRYLMPTSGSPLELILSIQYSVITPLVNPLIYSWKNKEVKEALRRMMIKYLQCLGTEEI; this is encoded by the coding sequence ATGGCCTCAATGAATCACAGCAGCATCACAGAGTTCATCCTTCTTGGGCTGTCTGCTGACCCCCATGTCCAGGTTCTGCTCTTTTTTCTGTTCCTGATAATTTACCTTCTCACTCTGCTGGGGAACCTGCTGATAATACTTGTGATCCATACAGATTCCAACctccacacacccatgtacttcttcctgagCCATCTCTCCTTCCAAGACCTCTTCTATTCTTCAGTCACCGTGCCCAAGCTGCTGGAGAACCTCCTGTCTCAGAGGAAAGCCATCTCAGTAGAGGGCTGCCTGGTTCAGGTCTTCTTTGTGTTTGCCACTACAGGGATTGAGGCTTGCCTGCTCTCAGTAATGGCTTATGACCGCTATGCTGCCATCTGCCACCCTCTGCTCTATGGACAGGTAATGAATAAACAGCTATGCGAGAGATTGGTATGGAGCTCTTGGGTCGTGGCCTTTCTGGATGCACTCGTGAACATCCTCCTGGTTTTGAATATGGACTTCTGTGAGGTTCAAACCATCCACCACTACTCCTGTGAGctgccttccctcttccctctctcctgctctgatgTCTCCACCAACTCTGCAGTGCTACTCTGCTCTGCCCTCCTGCATGCCATTGGTACCTGCCTCCTGATCTTCTTCTCTTATGTTCGCATTCTCTCCACCATCCTGAGCATCAGCTCCACCACAGGCAGAAGCAAAGctttctccacctgctcctcccacctcacTGCAGTGACACTGTTCTACGGCTCAGCCATTGTTCGCTATCTCATGCCAACCTCAGGCTCACCTCTGGAGTTGATCCTTTCCATACAGTATAGTGTAATCACTCCCCTGGTGAATCCACTCATCTACAGCTGGAAGAACAAGGAGGTGAAAGAAGCTCTGAGAAGaatgatgataaaatatttacaatgtctGGGCACAGAAGAGATATAa